A single genomic interval of Dysidea avara chromosome 8, odDysAvar1.4, whole genome shotgun sequence harbors:
- the LOC136264135 gene encoding E3 ubiquitin-protein ligase TRIM45-like: protein MSALKKLPEYDWDEIRKHNNKSSSWIVIQDCVYDVTSFQEEHPGGEEVLLEQAGEDASAAFEDIGHSQEARELTDQYRIGVVAGGNPKVLKDVRSFSVLLSVKRKVAADQVTRKMPVYLSCPVCHGLYKKPKYLPKCFHSYCEECLVKLQEGSDLTCIVCEETCKVPPEGVKDFPSHSFLTRLADEMAIKQKIEQNKSILCDACIKGELATSFCFDCSDFQFHCKECFERHKYSTEKQGHRIIQLAEIRSEKKDVTLKQKSMQCQYHELDLMFYCETCDELACSYCTGKKHAGHEHESVKMMAKKHRSKIDDVTKPMDNFIVKLTKAQQNISSTREKIQSQATELEQEIDTYFDHLEQKLKQQRANLKKELHEVSTHKEKAVSLQLKQLENIQVQLENVKELGEAVKNGSDHEALFMNKQLAKDVERFSTICTKLSTEPVELANAKFSKEYEESFPFFGNLSYGDNSVFNSLIAYDVPAYGQVGKEVKFTIITKDDNHHPCQKGGSIQPIPRKGDVITAEVKDNQNGNYTASFVPTQPGEVEVTVTINGESISMCPLRVQVRIPQHTILDKPSKIMMMKRWASHGVLHLAGMVCGQ, encoded by the exons ATGTCTGCACTAAAGAAACTGCCCGAATATGATTGGGATGAGATCAGGAAACATAACAACAAGTCGTCTTCATGGATAGTAATACAAGATTGCGTCTATGATGTGACCAGTTTCCAAGAAGAG CATCCTGGTGGTGAAGAAGTTTTACTGGAACAAGCTG GAGAAGATGCAAGCGCCGCTTTTGAGGACATCGGACACTCGCAGGAAGCCAGGGAACTAACTGACCAGTACAGAATCGGTGTAGTTGCTGGTGGAAACCCCAAAGTCCTTAAGGACGTTCGAAG CTTTTCAGTTTTGCTATCAGTGAAACGCAAGGTGGCTGCTGATCAAGTAACCAGAAAGATGCCAGTATACCTCAGTTGTCCTGTTTGCCATGGATTATATAAGAAGCCGAAGTATCTCCCCAAATGTTTCCACTCATACTGTGAAGAGTGTCTTGTGAAGTTGCAAGAAGGGTCTGATTTGACCTGCATAGTGTGTGAGGAAACATGTAAAGTTCCACCAGAAGGAGTAAAAGATTTTCCAAGTCATTCCTTCCTTACCCGCCTTGCTGATGAGATGGCAATTAAGCAAAAAATAGAACAAAACAAAAGTATACTCTGTGATGCTTGCATCAAAGGAGAATTAGCAACATCATTTTGCTTCGACTGCTCTGATTTCCAGTTTCACTGCAAAGAATGTTTTGAGCGTCACAAATACAGCACAGAAAAGCAAGGTCACCGCATTATACAACTAGCAGAAATACGATCTGAGAAAAAAGATGTCACGTTAAAACAGAAATCTATGCAGTGCCAATATCATGAATTGGATCTGATGTTCTACTGTGAAACATGTGATGAGTTGGCTTGTAGTTACTGTACTGGAAAGAAACATGCTGGACATGAACATGAATCTGTGAAGATGATGGCTAAAAAGCACCGATCTAAAATTGATGATGTTACGAAACCAATGGACAACTTCATTGTTAAGTTGACCAAAGCTCAGCAAAACATTTCCTCCACCAGAgaaaaaattcagtcacaagCCACTGAACTTGAACAAGAAATAGATACTTACTTTGACCATTTGGAACAAAAATTAAAGCAACAAAGAGCAAATCTAAAGAAAGAATTACATGAAGTATCAACACATAAAGAAAAAGCAGTTTCACTGCAGCTAAAGCAATTGGAAAATATACAAGTACAACTAGAGAATGTAAAGGAACTAGGAGAAGCCGTGAAGAATGGGTCTGACCATGAAGCATTGTTCATGAACAAACAACTAGCTAAAGATGTAGAGAGATTTAGTACTATCTGCACCAAACTAAGTACTGAGCCAGTAGAATTAGCTAATGCAAAATTCAGCAAAGAGTATGAGGAGTCTTTTCCATTCTTTGGCAATCTGTCATATGGTGATAATTCTGTTTTCAATTCTTTAATTGCATACGATGTTCCAGCCTATGGACAGGTTGGTAAGGAAGTGAAGTTCACCATTATAACCAAAGATGACAATCACCATCCTTGCCAAAAAGGAGGTAGCATACAACCAATACCGAGAAAAGGAGATGTTATTACAGCTGAAGTTAAAGACAACCAAAATGGCAACTATACAGCCTCCTTTGTACCCACCCAACCTGGAGAAGTGGAAGTCACAGTAACTATTAATGGGGAGAGTATTAGCATGTGTCCCCTCCGTGTTCAGGTACGTATACCCCAGCACACTATACTAGATAAACCTAGCAAgataatgatgatgaaaagATGGGCCAGCCATGGGGTATTGCATTTGGCAGGGATGGTGTGTGGGCAGTAG
- the LOC136264137 gene encoding uncharacterized protein isoform X2, with protein MLSGWELFILQNTLRRSTRWTKSATLMSIDIQCNGVTKTISGTDSGWSEHFSCEAHFDGISKFTMENKFRHPRIAEW; from the exons ATGCTGTCTGGATGGGAACTATTCATCCTCCAGAACACTTTAAGAAGAAGTACCAGGTGGACCAAGTCTGCTACACTGATGAG TATAGATATCCAGTGTAATGGAGtcactaaaaccatcagtggtaCTGACTCTG GATGGTCTGAACACTTCAGTTGTGAAGCTCACTTTGATGGCATCTCCAAGTTCACTATGGAAAACAAGTTCCGTCATCCCAGGATAGCAGAATG GTGA
- the LOC136264137 gene encoding uncharacterized protein isoform X3, producing the protein MLSGWELFILQNTLRRSTRWTKSATLMSIDIQCNGVTKTISGTDSGWSEHFSCEAHFDGISKFTMENKFRHPRIAE; encoded by the exons ATGCTGTCTGGATGGGAACTATTCATCCTCCAGAACACTTTAAGAAGAAGTACCAGGTGGACCAAGTCTGCTACACTGATGAG TATAGATATCCAGTGTAATGGAGtcactaaaaccatcagtggtaCTGACTCTG GATGGTCTGAACACTTCAGTTGTGAAGCTCACTTTGATGGCATCTCCAAGTTCACTATGGAAAACAAGTTCCGTCATCCCAGGATAGCAGAATG A
- the LOC136264747 gene encoding E3 ubiquitin-protein ligase TRIM71-like, with protein sequence MEMASWVILFGNKRSSDGQLSSPVGITVYSDRVFVADNSNNRISVFQCDGQFSNTFGSGHLSRPYDVAVTNNNQVLVADCGHHCISIFTLDGNYVNKIGTQGSDRGQLNHPFGLAIDLYGFILVTEGGNSRVSIFDKDGVFIHCFGSSGSSVGQFSYPRGIACSPNGSVYVCDQYNKRIQIFSDY encoded by the exons ATGGAAATGGCCAGCTGGGTTATCCTT TTTGGCAATAAAAGATCAAGTGATGGTCAACTATCTAGTCCAGTAGGTATCACAGTATATAGTGATAGAGTATTTGTTGCTGATAATAGTAATAACCGCATCTCAGTGTTCCAGTGTGATGGTCAGTTTAGTAACACTTTTGGATCAGGTCATTTGAGTAGGCCCTATGATGTAGCAGTCACCAATAACAATCAGGTACTTGTTGCTGACTGTGGTCATCACTGCATCTCCATCTTTACTCTTGATGGTAACTATGTGAACAAGATTGGTACACAAGGTAGTGATAGGGGTCAACTGAACCATCCATTTGGTCTGGCTATTGATTTATATGGCTTTATCCTTGTAACTGAAGGTGGTAACAGTCGTGTATCAATCTTTGACAAAGATGGTGTCTTCATACACTGCTTTGGATCCAGTGGCTCTAGTGTTGGTCAGTTTTCATATCCTCGTGGAATAGCCTGTAGTCCTAATGGTAGTGTTTATGTCTGTGACCAATACAACAAGAGGATCCAGATTTTCTCTGATTATTAA